The window TGACTTCTGTGTGTGTTATCAAAGACATAGGTTGGGAATGGAAGAAGCAGTGCTGTTGAAGTAGGGTTGAAGACTCTGAAAGGTAAAACAAAAGCTGCTTATAACTTAGCCTGGTGTTTCCCAGGCTTTGTCTCTCACCTTGTGTCCTCAGTTCTAGGCTCTGTAGTTACCAGGCTGTGCCAATCCATGGTGCCCCAGACTGAGCTGCACTCCTGAGCACCTCCAAGTCTAAGAGAAGGGGTGACATCAGAGTCTGGGAGGAGAGTTCTGGAACTGCCACAGAGCTCCTGTTCTATGGCTCTTGGATTGTAGAGGAGGAGAAACTAGCCCTGGGGAACTTCTGCTGCCCAAGGAATCAATGGGAATTCTACCTCAATGAGATCCTTTGGATTACTGAGCAGAATATGAAATAAGGAAGGGAAGAACTTTGTACTCTAATTTACAAGTGGAGAAgaattgaatacattttaaactGACATTGATAACTGGTGATAATGTATGTCCAAATAAGAggacattattttatataatatataaaataatatatattttatatatttttatagccCCAGCATGGTATTATTTGGAATATTTCAATgattttgggaaaaagaaataaacatatctGTACAAACTCTTCCAGTGAGCTGTACTGGACAATGGAGCtgatggaatttgagaaacagaacAGGGAGTGAATTTTGGCCTAGGGTACAATACTTTAGAGTTACTTTCAATAGGTCATGATAGGACATTCATTAGAGCCTTCAGGAGACAACAGATAGCTCTGACCCTTTTCCCAGGTCCAAGGAAGAAATACAAGTAGTGCTAGATTTGGAACCTTCTAAAGATGGGAACTTCAAAGAGTCATACTTCTCACAGGGAGGGGCATGGGGTGGAAAGAGTGAGGTGCTTACCTCAGGCACAAAATTTAAGGGGTGCCAAAACGCTCAGATAGATAACATTTGAAtgcaatatttaagaataaaatggcACACTTTGACCTGTGAGCTGGGGggcttgtttttataaataaagttttattggatccGGGGCCACGATGACAGTAAGATGAGTGGAGGCAGGCTATGCAGGCACAGGGACAGAtcctatctttatttaaaatgttgatattttgttgGCCATggattttttgcattaatttaaaatttttaaatagtacatTAAACTATTATTTATCTTACTAGGTTTTTTCTGGCACCTTCTCAAATTTTGAGCCAGAGGTACCTCATCAGCTTTGCATTAATCTCAGCACTGTCCCTGGATGACCTTGGGTTTGGTTGTTAAGTCAGATGGCTTGGGAGAATTACGTATTGATCAGCATGATAGGGAAGGAGAAATTCTCTCTTGGCTCCTGCTTTTGCTAACAGTCATTCTCTACTGAGGAAGAGCAATAGGGAACAATTACTTAGTTTTTCTTTCCAACTATTACTCAGTCCTTCCCCAAAGGGAGAAAGACTAGCTAaactgattcatgagagagacactaTCGTCTAATGTTTTATTAGAGTTGTTTCGAAAGTCAACATTCTACTCTATTTGTTGCTTGCTGGTGATGGGcccttttttgctttctgttcctACCTGAAAGCACAATTGGGACTACTCGGGACCTGCTATAATCTTTTGCACTCTGTTCTGCCCATTTCTGGATGTGTGGGAGGTGGCCGATGGCATCCTTTCAGGAGTTGGATGAGACAGCTAGCATGTGCTCTGCAGATCTACTTTCTCCTGGATTCATAGGTCAAAATTTGGGGGATGGGAAGTAGGAGGTCTAACTGTTCTCTTTAGTCAGTTCTTATGAAGAGCTCTGGTAAACAGTGTCCCTTACTCTCCAAGCGGGCTTGTTATTCTGTGCCTGTTCTCTGTCAGTGAGAAcctggtggggagatgggggccAGTGATTAGCACCTTAAACCTCCAAGCTTCACAAGCCTTGAAATGTACAAACCTGCTGATACAGCTTCTCCATTTCCTGGAATTCATCTTAAAGAAGTAATTGAGAGTGTGTTAAAAATTTAAGGATGATCACTGACGCATTGTTTAAAATCGTGAAGACTTGTAAGTCATCAGATATTCAACAGTAGGCAGTTGATTATATAAATTGTGCATTCATACAATACACCATTAAAGGTGGGAGCAGCATATATACTGAAGTGAAATTATGCTCTTAGTGTATTGATAaagtgaaaagagagaaattacaAAATAGTATGTGGCTTTTTAAAGTGTCGTCTTTGCATtaagaaattgataaaaaaaaaatcccaaaatattgtCATTAATGATAGTGATGAAATTAGGggtgatttttatcttcttctttttgtatatgtacattttataacTTATCTGCAGTGAACATGTCttacatacataataaaaataacttaaaagaggaaaaaacccacttccctttttttttttttaagatttgttgatttttattttgagagagagagcatgggtgtgCATGAATGGGAGGGGTAGCAGGACAgtgagaaagaatcccaagcagactctgtggagAGAGTGGAGCCTgccatggggtttgatcccacaaccccaaaaCCACACCCAGGTGGAAACCAGGAATCAGAAGCCCAACccactgcatcacccaggtgcccccttcccaCACTTccctttcttaatttttacttatttatgatagtcacacacacacacacacacacacacacagagagagagagagagagagagagagagagagagagagaggcagagacacacaggcagagggagaagcaggctccatgcaccaggagcccgagcccgacgtgggactcaatccggggtctccaggatcgctccctgggccaaaggcaggcgccaaaccactgcgccacccagggatcccctcacactTCCCTTTCTTAGAATGGAATCAAATAACAATAGAAGAATCTCTTGAAAAATATAAGCTATAtatatccatgaaaataaatcaacaattcccatttaaagattcttttcttGCCTGCCTCCTCTTCATCTATAATGGACATAAATTCAAAAGATGGGGAGAAAATCATAGActcaaaaatttttagaaaaagattcaTACGgcattttttagttttactgtGAAAGATGGTTATTTATTAGTTTAAGTGAGGCTCTATTCCTTCCCAGGATGCATCATATGAGAAAATATGTCGTTATACTCCATGCACACAGGCAATCTTTTAGCTGAATACTTCTTCCAGAAGGCAGGAGACCTCAATGCCTTTGGAACATCTCTCCTATTGACTTCTGCCTTAACCACTTATTAactgtgtgaacttggacaaattatttaacttctctaagctGCAGGATTCCCATCTGTAAAAGAGTAATAATTATACCCATCTTACAGACAGTTGTGAGATTTAGAGATGATGTATATATGAAGCTTATAAAAATAACCTGGCATATACTAGGCTGTTAATGATTAAAAGCCCTTGCAATTCACAGGAATATACCAGCATATGTGGTAAGGGAGAGGGGAGTGTAGGCCAATCTGCAATCTGCACAGAGTACCTTGCtgtaggcacacacacacacacacacacacacacacaccctctgaaGTTACCCTACTTACAGACGCGAGAACATCATCAAGCTGCCTCCCACCATGGTTGGAAACAATGATGCCATGGACATTGTGCTTCACAGCTAACTCTGCATCCTCTTTTGTCAAGATCCCTTTAAGGATGATGGGCAATCGAGTTATGCTCTGAAGCCAGGAGAGATCATTCCAGCAGAAGGATGCATCAATGGGAAACATCTGGAAATAAGGCATTGGATTTCTctgtggggaagaaaaaagaatcttagaTGACTTGAGCTCCTTTAGGATTGTTTGATACATTTCAAAATGAGACACATTCAGATAGTCACCCTTCATAACCCTTAAAAGAAGAGTAACGAAATCAACAACTTCCAGCCATCCTTTGCTTAACAAAATTTGTGCAAAAGAatcactattttaatttcttattcattAACCATTAATTGTGTCCCTGCTCAATAACTATGCCAGAATCTGGGGACACAAAGACAAGACACAGTCCCTACTTTAAAGGAACTGAGTTTAGTAAGAGAAGGGGATAAATGAAAGTATTTATAGGCCGATGTAAACTGTTATGCTTGAGATATACACAAGGTCATAAGAattaagaaatactttgataatccTGAACCAGATACTACCTTATAGTTAACCTTGGCTCATAATTTGAATCAAATATCCCATAAATCCCAATGTGTCCCTGTAATCTGAGATAAGGATTCCAGAAAACTTCAAGGCTAATTTGTGGTTAATGGGTAGAACGGTTGAGTCACTTGGCTGGTTATCACAGCTGCTCATTGACTGAAAAGGCTGGTATAATTATCTCTAATGTAGTCAAGGGACTCCAATGTTATCACTACTTTCTTGCTCAGGGGCACTCCATCCCATCTGACTGTAGGATTTTAATGGGGAAATGGCCTTTGCAGTCATCTATTTCAGAGGTTCCAAACAAGTGTGCTGCAGATCCAGGGAGTTCTAAGTGTAGAGAGATACTGACTCTCAGTTCTCAAGGCAGTAGGGTGGGGCCTGGGCTGATTATACTCCTTGGGCCAGTTACCTTGTCTGTGAGCATCTTCAGGAGGTCAGTTTACCTAAATATGCCATCCAAAATTATCATTTTCTAAGTGTCCCATAGTGTAGAAAATGTTGGAAGAACATGCTTAATTTACTCTCCTACTGCATGAAAAAATCCTTTTCATAGCTTTCCTATTTCCTAGCACCCAGCCCTGGCCAGAACACTTGTGGTGACAGGTTGGGTGCCTCCAGGAGTGAGGATATTTTGTGTTCTATTCTGTTCATCTGGAAGCTCTGGACAGCAGGAATCAGCTCAGCTTTTTGAACTATGGCATCTGCAGTATCTGCCAAGAGCAAGCACTCTGAACTTTTGTGGAaatagagaagggaggaaggaggagaggaaatttGCCTCCTGTTATGCTTGCCCATTGGATCTGGTATTTTTCCTACCTCTTTAGGTGAGCGAAGGTCTTTCAGCAATAAGTTCATCTTTAAGTCCAGTTGGTTTTTAATGTCCTGTCGCCTGTTGCCAAGTTTGGGTACATCCACAGTGATGACCAGAGCTTTGAAACCCAGGGATTCAACTTTCTGGACCAGCTGTTTGTTGAGCTGCTTGTCTGACTGCATATAGAGTTGGAACCACCTGAGGCCCCTGGGAGCAGTAGCAACAATGTCTTCAAGGGCACAGCTGGCATAGGTGCTGGTGATGTAGCAGATCCCGGCTGCTTGGGCAGCTACAAAGCAAACAGCACAACTCAGTTTGGATGGAGAGCAGGGTTCTGGACTAGGGTGAGAAGCCCTTAGAGTCTGGGCCACCTCTGATCAGTTTACCCTGTGAGTGAAGATAAAGCTTGACTCCATTCTGCTTCTCATTAGGGTAGGAGGCATAGGGGGCATTCAGTCAGCCTGGGAGGCTGTCCCCATATATAGCCTGTCTTCTAGACCCTGTTAAGATTCCTAGCTAGAGGGGTCATTTAGTACCCAAAGTGATTTTGGAGATGGTGCAGCTTCCAGATGGGAGAATGGGCTGCGCATGAACTTGTAAATGATGCAGAAGGGAACTAGAGAACAAAGGGTGAGGAAATGTAATGTCAGTGGAGAAGGTTGATCTTTGTACTGAAGAAAGCATAATATCTGAGTTAGAAGGGTTAGAAGAATGCTAGTTCTACTCCTCCTTAGCTGTGTGCCTTGAGTACCATTTTcttcgtctgtaaaatggagagaaataataCTACCTCTCTTATAGGGTTGCGGAAAGTTAAACAGGATACTAGATATGGaagcatttttatgtattttatttatttattattattattatgttttaagtaAGGCTAGGTAtggagctcatgaccctgagatcaagaccagagctggtATTAGGagtcaatgcttaaccaactgagccacccacacaaccctggaagcatttttaaaaatattttatttatttatttactcatgagtgacacaaagagagagacagagacatagacagagggagaagaaggctcctcagcggggagcccgataGGAGATTGCattcctggacccaggatcatgccctgagctgaaggcagacgctcaaatgctgaaccacccaggcatcgctctggaagcattttaaaaattactatgtgATGTGCTGTACAAATGCTTGGTGATAACGAGGTTGGccaggatggtggtgatgatgatgttgaCATTGCTGCATATTTCTCATTTCCTACTGTGATCATTGTTTTCTGTAGGATTCTCCAGTAGGCTAATGTCACTACCATTTCACAACCCTTGGGTACAGAATCTGACCTAATCaggatttaatattttcaattccTAACATCAACAGGAGATACCACATTCTTTTGCCCCACTACAAAAACAACACCACACATTCAACCATGAAGATTTAGTAAAGCAGTCATAGTCCTACAGAATATTCATGTTTCAGTCTAACCAGACTTGGCTCCTAACCAGACAGATGCCACTTCCAGCTCTAGAATCCTTGGATTCATTGCTTCCTATATCACAGAGTCAAAGTAAAAGATCCTTGAGAAGCCCTGGGCAACgtgcaaataaatatttcctagatTTGACCTATATAGTAAAGATTATAAAGGGAGTCACAAGACTGTTTTCAGCCTtatccctcccctcttccttctcttatttttcgGTCAAGTGGGATGAGAGGAGAGAATAAGGAACTACTAGGAAGGAGACATACTCAATAAGAAAATTTTTGTCATATAAAATGACAAAGTCAGTCAAGGAGAAGGGAAATGCAACTGAGCAGGAGCACTGCCAGGGCCTTTGTTAGGACCTCATGTTATGACTCTCTCCTCATCCTAAATTCAGAGACTCACCATTTACTCACCAGGCCTGGCCCAAGAAGGCGGTCAAAGAGAGCCCTATCTTGAAGCCATGCTGAGAATCCCTTTCTCCACAGACTGAGTGGCCTGCAACCCTCCTTCAAAGGATAGCTTGCTTAATTTCCACATCTAGTCATCTGTAGCCGCCCTCTCTAACCATTCATTATGTTGGAAATGGATGTTTTCTCAATCTTAGAGGAAATGTTATGGGAACATCCCTCCTTAATTCTGACCAGATTGATGTCCCTAAACTCCTTCTAGAAGAAGTCCTGCTACTGCTATGACGGATACCCGCACAGTTCAGGGCCCCAGAGAAGAGAGCCTCAAGGTGTGGCTGGGTCATACCTCTGGCTGTGCTCATTTCTCCATCTGGCCAGACAAGGCAGTGGAAACCTGTGGGTGAGATGCAAATGGGGGCAGTAATCTCCTCCCCTTGGACTGTGGTCCGGGTGTCCACCTCTTGCACATCCTTCAGGTACCGGGGACGGAGGCGGATTCTGTGCTCAGAAACAAAGATTCTTCTATTAGTGAGGTTACTCTCAGCATGTAGTGCTGTCTGGTGCTGAGGCCTCCAGATTCTGGTGCAGGTCTACACCACACTGGTGCCAAGAAGCCTCTGGTGGGGTTGGTTGGCTGATTGGGCCACACAGACCAACTTTCAGGAAGCGTTTCCCAATACTCTGACTCACATTAACACCAGTTTCTCTAACCTTCCCAGTGCATGTGTTCTCCATATCACTTCCAGGTTTGCTCTCTCACAGGTCTGTGTCTCTGAGTTTTGCCTTCCTGAACAGACTCTTAGCACTTGGATGCTATGATTCACTTACCATAACaaggattagaaaagaaaagaatagggcggcttgggtggctcagcggtttagcgctgccttcagcccggggcctgatcctgaagacttgggatcgagtcccctgtcgggctccctgcatgaagcctgcttctccctctgcctatgtgtctccctccctctgtctctctctctctctctctctctcatgaataaataaatgaaatttttttaaaaaagaaaagaataagcagGAAGGAGTTCTAGGCTCTTCTTTCATGAGTTAGAAACAAGTCTCTATAAAGAAAAGGCCACTGAAAGAGGACAAATTCCAGAGAATGATCATGGtggggggtttgttttgttttatttgtttttgtgttttgctaGAGGCTAACTCATTTGAAGATTTGACTTAACCATTgctttagaaaaaaggaaattcacaaataataaatatataaaacacacttTAAGTCCAATAAATACTTAGTCTCAGGtccaaaaatgtttgtttttcacaAAATGTTATTATTCCTGCACACAAATGTAAAAAAGTTTTGCTAGAAATACTGATAGTACAAACCTGGATAAGATACAAACTTCATCATGAAGACAAAGTGAGATAAAGTGAGTAAGGGGCCTCATAGAGTGCTAAACAAGTATGAAAATACAGAATATGTTGTTCACCTTGTAttccatttttcaattttctcCTGACCTTTCTATTATGGGGGGAGagcaaattttttctgtaaaaggccagatagcaaacattttaggctttatgGCCATGTAGTCCGTCACAGTTATTCAGATTTGCTGTTGGaatgcaaaagcagccatagagaCATGTTAAATGACTGAGCATGGCTGGTTCTAATGAAACTTTATCTATAAGTgctgaaatgtgaatttcaaataatttttatgtataacaaattatcattcttcttttgatttttttcaaccgTTTAAAAACGGAAAACAGAAATTCTTAGCTTGTGGACCATCCAAAAACAGGTGGAGGGCCCGTTGTAGCCTGTGGGCTGTTTACTACCCTATGCTCTACCTGCTGCTGTTCTAGACCAGCTCTTCTTTGAAGTCAACTTCCTGTCACCCCTAAGACCCTTTGGGTCTCCATATTTCCTGTGTTCCCTCTCTCGACATACATTACCTCCTTTAAGTCAGAAGTTTAGGAACTCGGGAGATTTAGACCTACCCAGCTGGCTTTTTCTCCCAGCCCAGGTAACTGGCAACCTTGGACTCTTATACTATCTTGTCAGGTGGCAAAGTTGCTGGGATGCAGAGGGAGGATGACTTGTGCTAGTTCCACAGAGGCACTAAGATaagttctttgtccattcatcctctccccagccacctgcccctcccctcaaaatCCCCTAAAACCCGAAACAGTAACAACAAAGACCATTAATATATCTTGAGTACTCTGTGCTCTttggaggcagagagcagagctaCTACATTCCAAAGACCTCTCACACAGTGCACCTTAGTTTAACAATAGAAAGGATACAGGAGACCAGACAGACTTTTTAAATGCTGTGATGTTGTCATCCCGGGTGAAACATTCATCAGCTCCTCCTTCAATATAATCCCAAGTTGACTTAGACAGATGCTTCTGGGCATAAGCCTGAAAGTCTCTCAAACACACCAAGGGCATTTCTGGAATTTCTGGACCTtcaaaggaaaaaccaaaaccaaacaaacaggaCACTGAGAATACGTCAGATATAGAGGAGAACGTAAATGTGGGGGCTGTGGCTTGAAGCTATTTGGATTCAACATTAATTTCCCTGTAGTCTTTATCCCAATGGAAGTACTGCCAAAGGTGCTAAAACCACACTTCCAttctcccaccctcatccccaaaTGCTGACTATCTGGTCTTCTAAAATATCCCTCATGTCTGTACCCACAGCTCTACACCCACTGCCTCGGATCCATTTGAGGCCCTAGCACCTCTTATAAGATTATtacagaagcttcttatctttgtCTCTCAGCTTTCAGATTCACTCTCTATCTTGtctccctccagctcctgggaTCCTTCTGAAATATAAGTCTGATCAAATGCCCATGTGATGGCATTCACAGCTTTCCTGGACCAGCTCCTGTCTTATCAGCTTCATTCCGGGTAGCTTTTCCTTGTCATTTGAGTCACTGTGAGTATTTTCTGAACATGCCCAAGGGTTTTCCTAGCTCTGTATATTTTTGGAAGGATATCCATGAGGCTGGGAAAATTGTAACTGAACTGATGCCATTACCCGGGAGCTCCTGGGAATCTTTGGATGAATGAATTGCTTGGGACCCTGGTTGACATCAGGGAGAAGCTATTTTTGACTCCTTGGCTGAGTCATTGAACATGTTCATCTTAAGACCAAGTGACCTCCATATGTGACCTCCATTCATCCTCACCCCCAATCTGAAGTAAACCTGGAGCTTGGAGCTTCTAAACACCCGCCCTCCACCCCCTGCTGCCTAAAGAGGAAAGAGGGCATGGTTTGAGGATAGATCCCTCTGGTAGGGACAAGTGCAGTGGGAACTCTAGCTGCAGAGATGCTAAAGGCACTGGTCGCAGTCAGGGACAGTATGTGGATCTCCCACATGAGAAAGGCTGAGAAAGGCTGAGAAATCTGTAGTCCATAGTCCTGGGCATCTCCCTGGCAGCTGGCACTGGAGTAAAAATTAGCCAAAGGCTGTGagtaaaaatgaaatgacttttaaGTCATTGACTGAGGGACAGGGATAATAGGCCCCAGAAACTAGGGCTTCAAATGTGAATGGGGAGGCTCCTCTAATGAACAAAGGGGCCAAGGAAACCAGATGAAATATGAAGTGGTGGGGATCTTGGAAAGGGTAGGGATGGAGTACAACTGGTGGAGGGCAGCCAGGGCCATACTAGAATTTAATCAGGTCAAACAAACAAGTAACCCCAAATACCTACCCAAGAGGTTAAGCAGAAAGAAGTTATGACAGGCAGAAAACAGAGCCCTTGGGATGTGCAGTGAGGAATTTGGAGCATAGCCACAGTGCTTTTTATAGGCAATGCTCCTTGTCAGTGAATGGGAAAAGAGTTATTGAGGTGCTGAATTGAGTTTGACAAGGTACAACAACCAAGTCTAATTTATCTCTTTCTTGCCCAACCCTTCAAAGTCTCAGTGACTTTGGTCGAATAAATTAATCATTGTATTTATCCATCTGTATTGTCATCACTGATTTAAACCTCTGTGTGCATAAAAGAGTTAACATAGCAGGCTCTAGGCCGGCTTTCAAAGTTGGACCTTGGTTGGAGTCTGGGAACTTGGACTTCAAAAGGGTTCCCACTATTCCTTGATAAGAATAGCATGGCTCACTATGTCTGAATTGATTGCACAAACAACCTGGTTTATGCTGAACATCTGCTTTCCCTCTGAGGGTCTAGAATTTTGGCATGGGTTCAGCAGAGAGTGTCAATATGACCACCCCGCAACAAAAAGCCTTGGGCAATGAGTctctaaaatgagtttctctaGTGGTCAATGCTTCAAATGTGTTGTCACAACTCATGGCTGGAGGAATTAAGTGCATCTTGCATAATTCCACTAGGAGAGAACTCTTGGAAGTTTTTATACCTATTTCCCTCTGGATTTTGCCCTGTGAgccttttccctttgctaattttgcttctcattctttctctgtaaTTAATCATAGCCTTAACTACATGCTGTGTGCTATGAGTCCTCCTAGTAAATCACTGAATTGGGAACCCAACATGCTTTGTATCCCCATCACTGTATGTGACAGTGAGGTGCTGTTCATGAATGTTCATTATTTGAATTTAACATTCTCCTGTTTCGTCATCTCTGCCTTATTAGATGAGAATTCACCACCAAGTTTCTACTCCTAATGTCTCAACAAATCTCTATATCCTATACATTGCACATTCACAGAAATGATGTTCTGCAGATTTCTGGCATAAGACCTCAATAACACTTAAGTCTAGTCCAAGAGTAATGGCTCAGACTCACTCAGAATTACTTGCCTGGAATAGTGGGAATTATAGCATCTGGAAACTGcttggaaataaagaaatagctCAACATCTTTGTATATACCAAACACTTCATTATCACATTTctatttacaatttctttttctctctactaTTTCCTTTCTACTTCCCTGTGAAGCAGACAGAGAAGGTATTAGTGTCTTCATTTTGCATTTGGAAAGAATGAGGCCTAGGATATGGACTAACTTGTGAAATATCAGGCAGTAAATTATGACGGGGAAGGCTCAGACTCCTATATTCTGATAGCCCCTAAAGATagacattctcttttttcttctttttttt of the Vulpes lagopus strain Blue_001 chromosome 5, ASM1834538v1, whole genome shotgun sequence genome contains:
- the HAO2 gene encoding hydroxyacid oxidase 2 isoform X3, with translation MPRSICLSQLGIILKEELMNVSPGMTTSQHLKTAQAAGICYITSTYASCALEDIVATAPRGLRWFQLYMQSDKQLNKQLVQKVESLGFKALVITVDVPKLGNRRQDIKNQLDLKMNLLLKDLRSPKERNPMPYFQMFPIDASFCWNDLSWLQSITRLPIILKGILTKEDAELAVKHNVHGIIVSNHGGRQLDDVLASIDALAEVVAAVKGKMEVYLDGGIRTGNDVLKALALGAKCVFLGRPILWGLAYKQGEYGVEEVLNIIKNEFHTSMALTGCRSVAEINQDLIQFSRL
- the HAO2 gene encoding hydroxyacid oxidase 2 isoform X1 codes for the protein MPLVCLRDFQAYAQKHLSKSTWDYIEGGADECFTRDDNITAFKKIRLRPRYLKDVQEVDTRTTVQGEEITAPICISPTGFHCLVWPDGEMSTARAAQAAGICYITSTYASCALEDIVATAPRGLRWFQLYMQSDKQLNKQLVQKVESLGFKALVITVDVPKLGNRRQDIKNQLDLKMNLLLKDLRSPKERNPMPYFQMFPIDASFCWNDLSWLQSITRLPIILKGILTKEDAELAVKHNVHGIIVSNHGGRQLDDVLASIDALAEVVAAVKGKMEVYLDGGIRTGNDVLKALALGAKCVFLGRPILWGLAYKQGEYGVEEVLNIIKNEFHTSMALTGCRSVAEINQDLIQFSRL
- the HAO2 gene encoding hydroxyacid oxidase 2 isoform X2 — protein: MPLVCLRDFQAYAQKHLSKSTWDYIEGGADECFTRDDNITAFKKIRLRPRYLKDVQEVDTRTTVQGEEITAPICISPTGFHCLVWPDGEMSTARAAQAAGICYITSTYASCALEDIVATAPRGLRWFQLYMQSDKQLNKQLVQKVESLGFKALVITVDVPKLGNRRQDIKNQLDLKMNLLLKDLRSPKERNPMPYFQMFPIDASFCWNDLSWLQSITRLPIILKGILTKEDAELAVKHNVHGIIVSNHGGRQLDDVLASIDALAEVVAAVKGKMEVYLDGGIRTGNDVLKALALGAKCVFLGRPILWGLAYKGEYGVEEVLNIIKNEFHTSMALTGCRSVAEINQDLIQFSRL